Below is a window of Bacteroidota bacterium DNA.
AGCGTTCAAATGGTTAAAATCGAATTTCCCGAAGTTTTGCTTCATGTAAACAATAAGAATGAACGTTTTGCCAAACCGAATAATACGGCGATGAAAATTGCCAAGGGTCGATATTACTTTTTATTGAATAGCGACGCAACAATTTTCCCTGATACATTGGATGTATTATTAAACTATATGGAAACTCACCCTGATGTAGGTATATGTGCACCGCAGCTCATTTATCCTGATGGGTCGATTCAACCCTCGTGTCGTGGCTTCATTACTTTGTGGACTCACTTCTGCGATATGTTAGTTTTGGATCGCATTTTCCCGAAATCGAAAATATTTGCCAAAAGTGAGATGACATACTTCGACCATCGTTCGGATAAAGAAGTAGATCATGTTATGGCTGCGGCTATTCTTATCAAAAGGGAAGCAGTTGTGGGTGCGGGCATGTTTGATGAAAATTTATCGATTAATTATAACGATTTAGATTTGTCGTATAGAATTAAGCAGAAGGGATGGAAAATAGTATTTTTTCCAGAAGCACAAGTAATTCATCACCATAGCAAAACAACGAAAATGATGAACACGCAATTTGAATTATTTTTGGAATTATATTCTAATGTGTTTTATTATTTTAAAAAACATTATGGAAAATATTCTGTCGTATTATACAAACTGTTTATGATTATCGGGTTCTCATTAAGAACTGTTTTCTGGTTTTTCCGATCTATCGTCGATTCTTCTGAGAATACAAAATACCTGCTCAGATTTTCATGGAAATCGTTAGTTATTGCTTTTCCGATTTGGAGAATCGAAACTCTATGAAAGTATCTATCATCATTGTAAATTACAATCGGCTCGATTTAACAAGGCAAGCAATCGAATCTGTGCTGATGTACGCACCCGATTCTGAAATTATTTTAGTAGATAATAATTCGACTGAAACCGGGACAAAAGAATTGTCGGAAGATTTTCCACAAATCAAGATGCTCAAACTTACACGAAATTATGGATTCGGTTTTGCCAATAATCGTGGAACCGAAATAGCAACAGGCGAGTATCTATTTTTTTTGAATAACGATGCTTCTTTTATCGAAAATACACCTAAGATTCTTTCTATATTTTTAAATGATAACAAAAATGTCGGAGCAGTTGGTCCAAAACTTATATATCCGGATAATAGATTTCAACTATCATTCGGTTGGGCACCATCCATCATCAACGAATGGCGGACTCGCAGATTGCAAAAGGGACTATCACATTCATACGAAAAGTATTCACGCATTATTAAAGCTAGGTATAATAAAATAGCAGAAGTTGATTGGGTGTCC
It encodes the following:
- a CDS encoding glycosyltransferase family 2 protein; translation: MNSVNNRINKSAIDVSIIVINYNTCDLLRDCLQSVVRVSTPKEIIVIDNASTDGSVQMVKIEFPEVLLHVNNKNERFAKPNNTAMKIAKGRYYFLLNSDATIFPDTLDVLLNYMETHPDVGICAPQLIYPDGSIQPSCRGFITLWTHFCDMLVLDRIFPKSKIFAKSEMTYFDHRSDKEVDHVMAAAILIKREAVVGAGMFDENLSINYNDLDLSYRIKQKGWKIVFFPEAQVIHHHSKTTKMMNTQFELFLELYSNVFYYFKKHYGKYSVVLYKLFMIIGFSLRTVFWFFRSIVDSSENTKYLLRFSWKSLVIAFPIWRIETL
- a CDS encoding glycosyltransferase family 2 protein — encoded protein: MKVSIIIVNYNRLDLTRQAIESVLMYAPDSEIILVDNNSTETGTKELSEDFPQIKMLKLTRNYGFGFANNRGTEIATGEYLFFLNNDASFIENTPKILSIFLNDNKNVGAVGPKLIYPDNRFQLSFGWAPSIINEWRTRRLQKGLSHSYEKYSRIIKARYNKIAEVDWVSGAALMVRRSIFEEVKGFDEKYFMYFEDSDICKRIKNLGYKICYFPGTTVVHQANATVKAIETINFEYRKSQLYYYKKHLSLISRMLLQLYLFIKTGNIMFEVNEK